The nucleotide window CAAACATGGTGCCATTTCTTTGATTTGGTGTAGTTTAATTTGGAGTCTCCTTAATATGTTGAATTAAAGGATATACAatgttttaaattattgttaCCTTCATCAGAAATTATGTATACTTTCGGCTTTTGCGCATGTAATTTGCTTTTtcacctgaaagaaaattgccTCAACTGAAGGTCATTTGGGATCGTTCATGAATCTCTCATTATTTCGCAGAAATCAAACATAAGGGAGCTGCAGCTCACGGTTAAAATGATGCCATGGTTTGGTGTGCCAATTATGCAAGAGGCCTTGGTAGGCGAATTACTGAGTTTGATAATTTGTCACCGATATCGGAAACCTGAGTCCTCCGCAAAGCGTTTCCGGttgttattactttttttaGAGGACGAAAATGCACATAAGGGGAAGCAAAATAACACTctaggcggtgataaacattgtaaaacaatgcatttcaaataatttgacttgactTTTCGTAAGTTGCAACATTCATACATAGATACATACATTTTCAACGTCAAGTCAAATCAcatgaaatgcattgcttctcAATCACCACCTTGGGCGTTATTATTCTTACgaaacttcgatggccgaagaacaagagtctgTATGGGAAGCAAATTCCTCCCTTCAGCTAATTGTCGATGCTCTCTTGAGAAAGCTAACCAATCCCGTTTCCTGTTCAATACCTATCTAATAGCTATCATCTGCAGCCGTAATAAGGCAGAGGTGATCTGTTCGTCTCATCCACGGACACTGGGAACCTATTACTGAGTTGCTCCCAGTTCACTTCTCAGctaattcaagatggcggatgaaGATGATGAAAAACGTTGTCGAACTGACATTATTCAAATGGTTACCTGCCAAGCTCCTGTCAATATCGCGGTTATAAAATATTGTAAGAAGAAAGATTCAATGCTCAAGACGTTATTTGTTCGTGCCATTTTAAATCTTACTTTTTTTCAGGGGGAAAACGAGACGAAGAACTTATCCTACCACTGAATTCTTCTCTCAGTGTTACTTTAGGAATAGATGAGGTAACGTACCCTTAATTTGATAATGTGCATCTAGACATTGCATAATAATGTAGGAGGGATGACGATATCAGAAGTCAATGGCGTCTCTTTCAGTTTTGTAGCAAATTATTAAGAAATATTTGCCGTCCGGACTTCTGTGGAATTCCAATTTTTGTCGTCAGACACCCCAGAGAAAATATGTAGATCAGTGAGGTTTAAATTGTTCGGTGGGGAGGGAGGTTTGCTCCATTGGGAAGGGATTGTGTGGATGAAGTATGGAATGATCCCTCCCTGCTCTTCAGCCTGTTCTTTTTAGCCTAATTTTTTCTGATaccttaaagtgccactaagacgaaaatcacatcttttctattgacgccgttttaaaacacaaacaagtagcctgcatgagaagaaaaatgctgtttactattttcaaatatctctttttgttctagagatattcaagtttttaaaatatgcaaattagccaagtgatgacgtcatatactcaaccaagttttgatcaaatatgatgaaaaaagatactcagccaatttgtatcagaaatgtttgattcttagcagtaagattctactaaatgtgctccactatttgagcttaacaattttatttctatggcaacatactgggtcccagacctccccaatattaaagacatttctggccacccttggcattcaattttcatatttgcaaatggtgcctgatatacatgatccaacaagcatataaatatgtttttcttgagtttgtggccttgtataacgtttttcgagctggaAATCtctaacatattgaaatcaagtgggtggggactggaaaaaagtgagttgccatggcaacaatttatacacatgatgtaatattgggttgagtgtatgacatcatcggtcatctcatttgcatactttacacatttttcaaacttgaatatctccggaactaatgcaagtatttggaaacggtaaacggcgttttaattctttcatagaattctaggtgatacacctgaaaaatcaagaggtaaaaatttgatcatagtggcactttaatccTTGTTATGCACCTAACATAGTTAATTTTCTAATGCGTCTCCAAACTTGAACATTGCTAACTTTGAGAGGAAAGAATATAAGTTTCTACAATTGAGTTGGTGTTGTTAATTTACATTTATAGCATAGCCTgcaaagtcacacaatttcagCTAAGCAACCACAGAAGCTAGAGTCGCATGAGGCAATATGCTTCTCTTGTGCTTTTAGCAAACTTCcacatgcatccataactcgacctACACATGCTAACTTGAACCAATATTGCTAATTATTAAGTGGTACTGTATTTGAATTGTCAGCACATTGCAAGTTTATCTCATTTTTGCTCTTTTATCATGATATACCAGCTTCACTCAATCACAACTGTCGCAGTTGGCCCAGACTTTTGTGAGGATTGTCTGTGGTTAAATGGAAGGTATTTTTCCactttttctttaaaacttaCTTCTTATAGATTTTTGTAACAAGAAAACTGCGAGCTgttcttaaagtggtactatgatgaAAATTTTAGATTTTTCTCCCGGGTTTTTTAACTGAACTACAATGTTTATGAccaaaaaagaaatgtttgtaAATTTGGTTTAGGATACATTATTCTTGTGAAGAAATAGCCTGGGTAAACTTGTCAAAAACTGGTCCACCATTACTCAAATTGCTAAATGGTAGGTCTGCTATTATTTGTATCAGTGGTCTTCTTGTGaggtcatccaatcaagacagcaTAATGACTAGATAGCATAATCTTTTCTAAGGCAAGCGTAGACAAAAACACACAAGGAAGGATAAGTCATGAACCTTGCACTCCTCTCCTGCATACTTATATAGCCAGTcgtttgttttgatgtcttgattggatgacatCACATCCTCCCTAGACccaactctctcttttgaaatcggccatttttttaaattgagtAATGGTGGGCAATTGTATTGAGAATTAACAGTTCAAAAAGTAGGACTTCTTGTCAAAGTCATGGCTTAAAATTTGGCATGGTAGGTACTTATAATACATACTTTtgaaatataaaaagaaaaggtaagatgactttttgatcatagtaccactttaacagTCTCTCTCTTGAGATAATTGAGCCCGTTTGTTCTTTTACTCTCCTCCATTTTGTTGGCCATCACCACCCACCACTCTTTTGCCACTATTCCAAAAGCCAACAAGAGCTTCTTCCCACTCCTTTTTTTATGTAGGGGATGACTATTGGTACTGAGAATAATTTTTTGCGAAGATGTACAAATTTCAGCGTATAAAGCTTCAAAGTTTTAATCCCCTGTTGTGTTTTAGAAAGCATGACATTGCTGAAATGCCAAGGATTCAAAAGTGTTTATCAAAAAGTAAGTAAGACGCAAacaattttgcattttatttcaCAGCTTAGCTAAGTTGTAGAAAGCTTTTTGACACTAGAGCACAGCTAACACTTTGGTGGAATTAGCTGTAGGCTGGATATTACCATCAGATAAATCTTATCGCTCTCAAAAATGTGCCATTCCTTTTTCTTAGTTCAAGTACCATTCTCCATTTTGTCTTTATTGTAAATGTTAGTTGTCAGTGAAAGTGAATGAAATGTTATTTTCAGTTAGGGAATTTAGCAAGTGCAATCCTCCAAACTGCAGCTTGTCCTACATTAAGGACTGTTACATTCATATCTGCTCTGAAAACAACTTTCCAACAGCAGCAGGGCTTGCATCGTCAGCTGCAGGATATTCTTGCTTAGGTACAGTATTCGAAATTAGcttgttttcttgttcttcctGGTCTTTCCTCTGCCTTAATTATATTTATTGAATGTTGCCATTACGGATAATTTGATGACTACAAGACTGCCAAAATATTCTTTCTTTGTTATATGTTATTGTACATAACACTGGGCTGTTGTGGAAGCCACTTTTTGCAAGAAAACACCCTgtctaaatattattatttttattactattgtttAATGCTTTATGTTACAGTTTTTGCTCTTTCAAGATTATTTCAAGTGGATTGTGAAATTTCAGAAATAGCAAGGTAGCCTTGTCTGCTTCTTTAATTTGGGTTTTTGTCAACTCTCAATCTTTTTGATGCTGTGAGAGTCACACTTATTCAGCTCTAAATGTATTGAACATTGGCCAGAGTAAAATCTGCAAGTGTCATTTGCTTGGGGATGGATTTTTTAATAACAAGGTTTTTGAGCATCTTAAAAAGTTCTTAAAAGCTCTTTAAAACTACCGGTAATGGCTACGTCACTGCTGAGAGATTCTTTCTcaacaatgattattattaatgtatttTCTGATATAAACAAATACTAGACAATATAATATATTGACAAGTATTATCAGAGTGAaatttgcaataataattatttaaatttaaaaacaatctCTGGCTAAATTGATTAAGAAACTACAAGCTTTCGACTGCCTGATAGTGCAGTCTTCAACGGGTGAAATGGATGATAAGAAAGCGGTtaagaaaatttaaataatgAGTGTAAATCGCGAAACAATAAAGTGTAAATAATTATGGATGTTTGTTAAAAAGAATGTTGTATTGTTCAGGCAGTGGGCAAGAATTGTTATCTGTGTTAGGTGTCACTCTGGTATGCCAAGCTTCCAATGTTTTTCTGGTTCTGAAAGTGACTTTGTCAATAATTGACGCGTTTTTGAAATCAATGAGGTGGTTGTTGGACCAGGCGTGATTAGCAATTCTAGAACCTTTGACCGCAATTTTAATGTTtctcaaatgtttcttttttttaaataataattattgttgaaagTACTTTGTTGGTTCAGAAAGGTTTGGATAGGATTTGAGCTAAAGGGCTGAATGGGGATCGATAGAGAACTTCCCAAGCAACACTGGTTGTGCCTTCTTTCATGGTTGTCATCTCCTATTTTTTGCAGACAGGGCTCTGGAAGTGCCTGCCGCAGCATTTTTGGAGGATTTGTAGCTTGGGAGAAAGGAGAATTAGCAGATGGTTCAGACAGCATTGCAAAGCAGGTGGTTACAAATCTTTTGAGGAccttaaaaaataataactaaAGGCAAGTGTATGAAAATGATTACAACTGTAATATTTTATGACACGAGACAAATTGGTTTAAACACTTACTTACATAAGACTTGAATTGATTGTTTAGagagaaaaatttaatgtttgaaGACCTGCACACAAAGAAGGTGATTGTGAAGAATAGGTGTCATTAAAGTTTTTCAAGTTATGGGGTGGATTAAATGATATTGTCTTTTACTGATGTACAGAAAAATTTTCCCTTATGATGGCTTAAGGGGGTGGGGGAAATTAGACACTTTTACCCTTttcccttcatttttgtcgCTAAGTTGATGTAGAAGATGTGGAATTTGTTTGCCAGATTGCATCACAAGATCACTGGAAAGGATTCAGGGTCTTAATTTTGGTGGTAAGGTATTTAAAAAAGCTACATTTCAGATTAACCACAAAGATATCTTCATGTTGGCATGGTGCAGAAACCACAGAAACACAGAAAAAGACGAGATATGAGACACTTCTGCTTGACATTTTGTGATTCCCAGACAATTTATTAGACAAGTTTATTAAGCTATGGCATTTAATATTGAGCTCATTGATATTTTGGATGGTGAGGAAGGCAGCAggaataatgatgatgacaatgagaAGTGATGACGATAATTCGAGTGTTGCTATTATAataattcaattatttattcattactCCAGGTCAGTGACCAGCAGAAAGGCATTGGAAGTACAGAAGGAATGAAGCGAAGCGTTGAAACTAGTTATCTACTAAAGGTAGTCCTCCTGGGTGTTCATAATTTCACACCCTACCCCTCTCCCCCTTCACACATCCATTGACCACCTCTCTCGAGCTAAAATCAGCgtattcttgttgtttttcagttaAGGGCCGAGTTTTGTGTTCCACAGAGAATGGAAGTCATGAAAAATGCAATATTAGAAAGAGATTTTGAAACGTTTGCGGAAACCACTATGAAGGTATCACAATAGTTTTCCTTTGGATGGCAGTTTTCAAGTTGCTTTTGAAAGTAATGACGCGCTTGCGATTGTCCTGCGTAATTATTGGCTTAAAAACCCTAAGTAGGtattcaaccaatgagaagcagaaTCAAAACCAATCCGAGCTTGTGTGCAcacgcgatttttcccgcgctttgagcaagttgcagGTAATTACCTGGAatatctgattggttgattgcacttttcgtttcactcatttgaaaaccgctattTCATGTTGTTGCTTTTTCATATGACGCCAAATAAATGTACTAATGTGAATACTGCAcgattactttttttttgtttaaaccAGTCTGAGTCATATTGTTGCACCGCCGCGTTGTCGTTCTCGCAGTGGTCATGTTTGTTAAAACATTTTCTGTATTTGTTTGAAGGAAAGTAACCAACTTCATGCAGTTTGTCAAGACACTTATCCGCCAATAACACCACCTTACATGAATTCAACATCACATCGAATAGTACAATTGGTCACGGAGTACAACAACTTCTATGGATTTCCCAAGGTATTTTGCAATTCACTTTACTATCAGGTGAACTTTGTCTGGCCCGATTCTCGAACGGTTGAGGTCGTTGGTGTGTCACGCATTCTTTTGCGTGACACTCTCGTCCGTGATGCAAGCGAGCTGGATCGTCTGAGAATTAGGTTAAACTCCGTCACTTTGGCTCTTAAATCAATTAAACTTAGTCTATTGCCTGGAAAGACCCTGTACCTTTCCAGACACTGTCTGTAATTGATTAAATGATAAAACCCTGAGGATACCCCAAATGCTGTTAGCAATAGAAGCTGTAGGGCAAAGGTACAAGCAAAAATAAAGGTATGGAAGATGCACAGGATTACCCATCGCATGACCAATCCTAGCAGTTTGTCACCGATACTCATTTACGTAGCCGAGTATAGAGAGACGTTATGTAGTGATTAACGCCAAGGCAGACCCAGATCTCGTAACCCCGGACCTTTTGATCTCTCTCTTCGTTGGGGCAAAATTTGCGGTTACGAAGTTCTGTTTGGAAACTATGCGACAACTTTCCAGGAATTGAGTGTGTTTGACCCGTTTGAATGTTTAGTTTCTTGGCAGCAATTTTTTCACGTAATCTTAAATCTGCTCATTTTTACGTTGTTGCTGATGCGAAAGAACCAAAGTTTGGAACGCGTGTGCAGGGCTTGCCAGAGATGTTGAAATGAATTGTTTTGCGGTTGTGCGGACGAAGTGTACTGTGCACTTGACGAAAAACTCTTTTTCACGGTTTTTGTTCTTATCTCAAAGCCCGTCGTACCAAGTTAGTTCCAGGATAGCTAAGTGCAAATTGAACTTTTGCAAGCCAAGCGACTCAGAATAATCTAAAAAAAGATTGCACATACTCAGTTAAATTTTGTCCTCAGTTCCGAAAGAATTTTTCTGAACGGCTTGAGGGTTTTTGGTGTGAAAATGGGCTGTATGAATATCATTTGAATGTGTCATACTGCCTGTTTCAGGTTGCATACACGTTTGATGCTGGTCCAAATGCGTGCTTATTTTTAATGGAGAAGGAAGTTCCAGAAGTTTTGTCTCTCGTCAAATATTATTTTCCCCCGGGCACAGATCAGGGGTAAGTTAAGGGAGGCGCCAAGAATACCTCCATATTAATTTGTctcgtcaattttttttttgcttggccTTGTAGGAAGACTATCGGCATCAATTCTTGGCAGTGTCTGACACCCTGTCCAAGTTTTTTCAAAAGCAGATGAACGCTAATCCCAGATTCATAATTTACCAAGGGGTTTATTTCTCTACTTTCAAATTCTGTTCAACGCTGATGTTCGGCAAAACTTTGCATTAGAAgaagtcaatcttgaaaaacagaaataagtaaaagaaattttcaccaaaaagttaAGAACATGAAACCAAAGTTTAGCCTTATCCTGGAACAACTTGGCCCTTATTAGTGAGCTGAAGCAATGCTGTCGGCACAAGgcgccacaaatcaataaaaTGATTCGttgaataaagacaaataatcgtgctgcacatgcagcacgcatttaagtacatttctttgacgtagtctgccaaaggaCGAcgtcaaattttgaaatttgaagttctgacgacaaccacgcccctccccccccccccccgcagcAGTTAATCGTTTCTTCTCTGTCGTAATGTAAAAACCAATGGTTTCAATCAAGTGAAAAGACACTACATCTATTTCGCACAACGTGAACAACAAGGAATAATTGCAAAGCACTTTATCTACCGCAAAGTTCTATGTCGAACTGTGACAGTTTCGTCGCAGCGGCAGTCGTAGCTTCTGAAACTCCCTAATTTTACTGGGGTAAGCATTATAGTCATCAGCCTTATGGCGTTTAGGATAATGCCACAATTCGACAATACCTGTTCCTGTAGTATTGGAACACATGTGTCAGCTGACACGTATTTCACGCCCTAGCTTCCACGAGTTTCCTAGAGCTTCGTAAGAAAGCATCCGAACTAATCATCGGTAGGTCGTAAAACTTCGGCACCTTTCTGGAAGCACTCAGATTTTGCCGAGTTTTCTCGAGTTATAGTTAAAAAGAACTTCCTTCAGTCTTTGAATTTCGCGTTCTcatatttgttttgttcataGATTTGTAAGAGGAATAGGGGTCGAGTCTCAGTGGAATTTACCAAAGGTctgaatagttttttttttttagaaatacTTTATTCTTTCGCTTCTTCTacataaaatgttattttttaaataagtgAACATGTGTTAAACTAACTGGCTGTTGTTTGTAGAGTGTTACTAGCTTCTCAAAAGCGAAGAATGCGCTTAATGAGCGTAAAGCGTTTTTCTTTACAATTGTAGATGCTCTGAAAGGAAACCAAACATTTCCAGATTATTTTCAGAGAAGAGTATTTTTTCCAACGAAACATGGAAACACTCGCTCTCATCGTGGTCTTCCTCCGTTTGCACATCTTgccaattttgtctttttttccttcgttTTGTTATACTTGTAGCTTTTAGGTTATTTGAATTTGTTGTCTGTTTAGATTTAATTCCATTTGAAATTTCAGAGTCTTCTAAATTCCATAACCTTAGAACCTGCAAAGGAAGCTGTGAAGTACATTATCTTGACCAAGGTGAGATGAAACTATATCCCGCTGAATTTCGTTATTACAAACAGGCCCTTGGAGGTAAACCATTTCAAACTTCTCTCCTGTACCTAAGAGACAAAATGAACAAGGCTTCAAAGAAAATTGCCTTAGAATTATGGATTTCTTGATTTTGCGTTCTACTTTACCTTGCGCAATGTATATTTTGACCGTAATGAATGAAGAGGAATATTTCATTCATTTGGAATCTAATGCGGTTTGATTGGCTCGTGAATGTTATATTTGAACTGGTTTTCACTTCAGTGTCGATAGTAATTATGCAGTTGCTATGGCTTTGCATTGCTTCGCTTGTTAACTGGCCCAAAAAATCTGGCGCCCCTTTTTCTCAACCAATCAagtaaaatcaaaattaattgggACTTGCTCGAGTGCCTTTTGCCGCGCTCAATGCCGGCTACATGTATTTGCTTCcgagttctgattggtttatgtgattgattgtgacatgttttgtgATTGGCCAAGGTacttactttggttttggttttacgaaACTTAGCCTATGCTCACACGGGGCCGGTTCCAAATGGTTCCGATCTAAAAATCGTGCCAGATAGCCGTTTTGTTCACAAGGAACCGTCAATCCCTTCCCAAACACGTCCGATCTCTAACCCTCCGAAAAAAGAGTCAAGTTTTGAAACCGTTTTGGTCTGAAATGGATTTTTGACCGTGTAAAGACCctggcccgtttctcgaaagtcccaaaacttttcgggcgcatttcgggtgacatagttctctttgtatcttcaaaacgaaggcgtctcaagatacgaaactttgcagttattttaatttttctgccaTTTACAACACaagaaaagaccagctttacagaatgagcgAGTGGGAGTTTTAGGAACGGCTTTTCGGGTCCGAGAAGTtttcgagactttcgagaaacgggccactgGATCGGCTCCTTTCGGTACTGGCAGCGCAATTTAAGCATGGGCACTAGTTAAATTTATCGTACTTCGTGCTGTGAGTttttcggcgccattttgaacgCTTTCACTTGCATTCTGCGCATGCTTAGATGGCAGAAACAGCTGCCTTGGTCGCCTCGATCTATTACAGGATGCGTAACAAATCCGGCGGTCCCGTGTGGCCTGACGATAATAAACGGAACGGTCCCGTGTAAGCAGAAGTGGTGCGTTGCGGGATCGGGTTGGATCCACTTGGGACCTGTCCCGTGAGAAATTAGCCTGTAATGAAAAACCGCTCTTTCCCTGATCACTTATTTCGTTTTCAGGTCGGAAGTGGACCGATTGAATTGGGGCCGGGAGAGAGTCTGCTCAACGAGCACGGAATGCCGATATCTTGTACATAATACCGGCGAGCAACCAAAAAAATTCGGCCTCAGGGCTCATACTCGGAGCAAGTGATGAAGAATCCAGCCCTTGTCCGAGTGGAGTGAAGAATTGCAACCAGTTGTTTGATTGCCTGGGTCTCCCAGTGTATGCTTTTTCGCCAGGTGGAATTCAGGTGTGAATGTATCGCATTGGTGTGAAACGGAACAGACAACACTTAACAATATTTCATAATTTATCTATTATACATCAGCTCATTGGCCTATGCAGATTGATTTATACATTTATGTGGACCAAGTTGACGATTAGCTTTTAAAAACGACTTTTCGGCGAAGGTGGAGAAAATCAAACAACTGAATCTTCCCAGCACAAAATCGCTACTACGCGGGTTCAGGAAGGTGCCTAGTTTTGTAAgtaaaagccaaatttttgGCAGG belongs to Acropora muricata isolate sample 2 chromosome 9, ASM3666990v1, whole genome shotgun sequence and includes:
- the LOC136928985 gene encoding diphosphomevalonate decarboxylase-like, with product MADEDDEKRCRTDIIQMVTCQAPVNIAVIKYWGKRDEELILPLNSSLSVTLGIDELHSITTVAVGPDFCEDCLWLNGRKHDIAEMPRIQKCLSKIREFSKCNPPNCSLSYIKDCYIHICSENNFPTAAGLASSAAGYSCLVFALSRLFQVDCEISEIARQGSGSACRSIFGGFVAWEKGELADGSDSIAKQIASQDHWKGFRVLILVVSDQQKGIGSTEGMKRSVETSYLLKLRAEFCVPQRMEVMKNAILERDFETFAETTMKESNQLHAVCQDTYPPITPPYMNSTSHRIVQLVTEYNNFYGFPKVAYTFDAGPNACLFLMEKEVPEVLSLVKYYFPPGTDQGFVRGIGVESQWNLPKSLLNSITLEPAKEAVKYIILTKVGSGPIELGPGESLLNEHGMPISCT